In a genomic window of Pseudoglutamicibacter albus:
- a CDS encoding IMPACT family protein, with the protein MTSSPIELADPRVRSTRFTRLADEHVHEIEIQRSVFHTVLAPVRSEDDARAVIEEQRRSFHDARHHCSAFILGPDQDTQRSSDDGEPAGTAGIPMLTALAQRETSDERRDLTDVVAVVTRWFGGILLGAGGLVRAYSESVSQALDGARFVTWHRKRELVVSVNMAQAGRAEHVIRGLGYTLLDTTYSATGCCMTIAVTDSEEGIGAARAALQTAFAGEAEIAEGRAVWAQ; encoded by the coding sequence ATGACTTCTTCCCCGATTGAGCTGGCAGATCCGCGTGTGCGGTCTACGCGTTTTACGCGCCTTGCGGATGAGCACGTGCACGAGATCGAGATTCAGCGTTCGGTGTTCCACACCGTCTTGGCGCCTGTCCGCAGTGAAGATGACGCCCGCGCTGTGATCGAGGAGCAACGCCGCTCGTTTCATGATGCACGGCACCACTGTTCTGCATTCATTCTGGGCCCGGATCAGGACACGCAACGTTCCTCGGATGACGGCGAGCCGGCCGGTACTGCCGGTATCCCGATGCTAACGGCCCTGGCGCAGCGTGAAACCTCCGATGAGCGCCGCGACCTCACGGACGTTGTTGCGGTGGTCACGCGGTGGTTTGGCGGGATCTTGTTGGGTGCTGGCGGTTTGGTCCGTGCGTATTCGGAATCGGTTTCGCAGGCTCTGGATGGCGCCCGCTTTGTGACGTGGCACCGGAAGCGTGAGCTTGTGGTGTCTGTAAATATGGCGCAGGCCGGACGCGCCGAACATGTGATACGCGGCCTCGGGTACACCTTGTTGGACACGACATATTCGGCCACCGGATGTTGCATGACAATCGCTGTCACGGATTCCGAGGAGGGCATCGGCGCTGCACGGGCCGCGTTGCAGACAGCCTTCGCCGGCGAGGCCGAGATCGCCGAAGGACGGGCGGTGTGGGCCCAATGA
- a CDS encoding TerC family protein → MPVWFEIGSMIVLVAILLIDLIVIGRRPHVPSMKEAGIWVGIYVALALIFFGCMWAFAGQTDALQFLAGWITEYSLSVDNLFVFIIIMTSFAVPRELQQKALMIGIVIALIARGLFILAGAVLIDRFVWVFYIFGAFLLWTAVKQVMDHSDDEEDQPGLVKRLTSKLNVADHYDGSKLRTTVNGKRMWTPMAAVILALGITDVMFALDSIPAIYGITQSPFIVFTANVFALMGLRQLYFLLGGLLDRVIYLTHGIAAILAFIGIKLILHALHKNELPFINGGKPVPVPEISTEFSLIFIVLALLIAVVWSFISPKGREVAHWAAARAAAEKRIEARRKAAETATKGADPSAQTEKKKLGKRNPNVR, encoded by the coding sequence ATCCCTGTGTGGTTCGAAATCGGTTCGATGATCGTGCTGGTTGCGATCCTGCTGATCGACCTCATCGTGATCGGGCGCCGCCCGCACGTGCCGTCGATGAAGGAAGCCGGCATCTGGGTTGGCATCTATGTTGCGCTCGCCCTGATTTTCTTCGGGTGCATGTGGGCGTTCGCGGGGCAGACTGATGCGCTCCAGTTCCTTGCGGGTTGGATCACCGAATATTCGCTCAGCGTCGATAACCTATTCGTGTTCATCATCATCATGACGAGCTTCGCGGTTCCGCGTGAACTGCAGCAGAAGGCTCTCATGATCGGCATCGTGATCGCGTTGATCGCGCGCGGCCTGTTCATTCTTGCCGGCGCTGTGCTGATCGACCGTTTCGTGTGGGTCTTCTACATCTTCGGCGCGTTCCTGTTGTGGACTGCCGTCAAACAGGTCATGGACCATTCGGACGACGAAGAGGACCAGCCTGGCCTGGTCAAGCGTTTGACCTCCAAGCTCAACGTTGCCGATCACTATGACGGCTCCAAGCTACGCACCACGGTCAACGGTAAGCGGATGTGGACGCCGATGGCGGCGGTCATTCTTGCGCTGGGTATCACTGACGTGATGTTCGCGCTGGACTCGATCCCGGCGATCTATGGCATCACCCAGTCGCCGTTCATCGTATTCACGGCGAATGTGTTCGCGCTCATGGGTTTACGCCAGCTGTACTTCTTGCTGGGCGGCTTGCTGGACCGTGTGATCTACCTGACGCACGGAATTGCAGCGATTCTCGCGTTCATTGGTATCAAGCTGATCCTGCACGCATTGCACAAGAACGAGTTGCCGTTCATCAACGGCGGCAAGCCTGTTCCAGTTCCGGAGATCAGCACGGAGTTCTCGCTGATCTTCATTGTTCTGGCGTTGCTGATCGCGGTTGTGTGGTCGTTCATTTCGCCGAAGGGTCGGGAGGTCGCGCACTGGGCGGCGGCTCGAGCAGCGGCTGAGAAGCGCATCGAAGCTCGCAGGAAGGCCGCCGAAACGGCGACGAAAGGGGCCGATCCCTCGGCCCAGACCGAGAAGAAGAAGCTCGGCAAGCGTAATCCGAACGTTCGCTAG
- the hemL gene encoding glutamate-1-semialdehyde 2,1-aminomutase — translation MTHSAEVFERAQKVIPGGVNSPVRAFGSVGGTPPYLVAGKGAHVTDADGNEYVDLVGSWGPMILGHAYPAVIDAVKSAADHSLSFGASHEGEVELAELVTSMIAPVEQMRMVNSGTEATMSAIRLARGFTGRDVIVKFAGCYHGHVDSLLAEAGSGLATFALPGSAGVTEGTAKDTVVLPYNDREAVRELFAARGSEIAAIITEAAPCNTGVLTPGTEDGIGFNRFLAETAHAAGALLISDEVLTGFRASSTGYYGVDGEGWAPDLMTFGKVIGGGMPVGAFGGRKEIMDRLAPNGPVYQAGTLSGNPLATAAGLATLRALNDDTHAAVARASEAIQKGVDEALTAAGVPHAINTAGTLFSVFFRDGEVTNHEQAKQQDVEAFGRFFHSMLDSGIYLPPSAYEAWFVSAQHDDAVVDRILEALPAAAKAAAQA, via the coding sequence CTGACGCATAGCGCTGAAGTTTTTGAGCGCGCCCAGAAGGTTATTCCGGGTGGTGTGAACTCGCCGGTGCGCGCGTTCGGTTCCGTTGGCGGCACTCCCCCGTACCTGGTTGCGGGTAAGGGCGCGCACGTGACCGATGCGGACGGCAACGAGTACGTGGACCTGGTGGGCTCGTGGGGTCCCATGATTCTGGGTCACGCCTACCCTGCCGTGATCGACGCCGTGAAGTCCGCGGCTGATCATTCGTTATCGTTCGGCGCTTCACACGAAGGCGAGGTTGAGCTCGCTGAACTGGTGACCTCGATGATCGCTCCCGTTGAGCAGATGCGCATGGTGAACTCGGGCACCGAGGCCACGATGTCGGCAATCCGCCTGGCTCGCGGCTTCACCGGCCGCGATGTGATCGTGAAGTTCGCTGGCTGCTATCACGGCCACGTCGACTCCCTGTTGGCTGAGGCCGGTTCGGGGCTTGCGACCTTCGCGCTTCCAGGTTCTGCTGGCGTTACTGAGGGCACCGCGAAAGACACCGTAGTTCTGCCGTACAACGACCGCGAGGCCGTACGCGAGCTCTTCGCTGCTCGCGGTTCCGAGATCGCCGCGATCATCACGGAAGCCGCACCGTGCAACACGGGTGTCTTGACCCCGGGCACTGAAGACGGCATCGGCTTCAACCGTTTCCTTGCAGAAACCGCCCACGCCGCTGGCGCACTGCTGATTTCGGACGAGGTTTTGACCGGCTTCCGCGCGTCCTCAACCGGCTATTACGGCGTGGACGGCGAAGGCTGGGCACCTGATCTCATGACGTTCGGAAAGGTCATTGGCGGCGGTATGCCGGTCGGCGCGTTCGGTGGCCGCAAGGAGATCATGGATCGCTTGGCTCCGAACGGCCCGGTCTATCAAGCCGGTACGCTCTCGGGTAACCCGCTCGCCACCGCAGCGGGCCTGGCTACGTTGCGTGCACTGAATGACGATACCCACGCGGCTGTTGCACGCGCATCGGAAGCTATCCAGAAGGGTGTGGACGAGGCGCTGACAGCAGCCGGTGTTCCTCACGCGATCAACACCGCAGGAACGTTGTTCTCGGTGTTCTTCCGCGACGGGGAGGTCACCAACCACGAGCAAGCCAAACAACAGGACGTCGAGGCATTCGGCCGGTTCTTCCACTCGATGCTGGATTCCGGAATCTACTTGCCGCCATCGGCTTACGAGGCGTGGTTCGTATCCGCACAGCACGACGATGCGGTTGTGGACCGCATCTTGGAGGCCCTGCCAGCAGCAGCGAAGGCGGCCGCACAGGCCTAA
- the hemB gene encoding porphobilinogen synthase has protein sequence MAFPHHRPRRLRSTAAVRALVRENTLRPADFVLPVFIREGATEPRPITSMPGVVQHSMDSLKRTAHEVVKAGLGGIMLFGVPETKDAVGSAGVDPNGILNVALGEVRKEVGDDTVVMSDLCLDEFTDHGHCGVLATDGGSPATVDNDATLAIYADMAVAQAEAGAHMLGPSGMMDGQIRVIREALDDKGFQGTSIFAYTAKYASAFYGPFREAVNSSLEGDRRTYQQDPANTRESLWELEQDVAEGADMVMVKPGLPYLDVLRSVAEASPVPVGAYQVSGEYSMIEAAAAQGWLDRERTMLESLLSFKRAGADTLLTYYALEAAELLASGRAPKEFL, from the coding sequence ATGGCGTTCCCACATCATCGTCCTCGCCGTCTACGTTCAACTGCGGCGGTGCGTGCTCTCGTGCGCGAGAACACGCTGCGCCCAGCTGATTTCGTTCTGCCGGTGTTCATACGCGAAGGCGCCACCGAGCCGCGCCCGATCACCTCGATGCCGGGTGTGGTTCAGCATTCGATGGATTCGCTCAAACGCACAGCGCACGAGGTTGTGAAGGCTGGCCTGGGCGGCATCATGCTGTTCGGGGTTCCGGAGACCAAGGACGCGGTTGGTAGCGCGGGCGTGGACCCGAACGGAATTCTGAATGTCGCGTTGGGCGAGGTCCGCAAGGAGGTCGGCGATGACACGGTCGTCATGAGCGACCTGTGCTTGGACGAGTTCACCGATCACGGCCACTGCGGCGTGCTTGCCACGGACGGCGGCTCCCCTGCCACGGTTGATAACGATGCGACGCTTGCGATCTACGCGGACATGGCGGTTGCGCAGGCCGAAGCTGGCGCACACATGCTGGGTCCTTCCGGGATGATGGACGGCCAGATCCGCGTGATCCGAGAGGCGCTGGATGATAAGGGGTTCCAGGGCACGAGCATCTTCGCGTACACCGCGAAGTACGCTTCAGCGTTCTACGGTCCGTTCCGTGAGGCCGTGAACTCTTCGCTCGAAGGTGATCGCCGCACGTATCAGCAAGACCCGGCTAATACCCGTGAGTCTCTGTGGGAGCTGGAGCAGGACGTCGCCGAGGGCGCGGACATGGTCATGGTCAAGCCTGGCTTGCCGTATCTTGATGTTTTGCGTTCGGTTGCGGAAGCCTCCCCTGTCCCGGTGGGTGCTTATCAGGTTTCGGGTGAGTACTCGATGATCGAGGCGGCTGCCGCTCAGGGCTGGTTGGATCGTGAGCGGACCATGTTGGAATCTTTGTTGTCGTTCAAACGTGCAGGTGCTGACACCCTGCTGACCTATTACGCGCTGGAGGCTGCTGAACTTTTGGCTTCCGGCCGAGCACCGAAGGAGTTCCTGTGA
- the coaE gene encoding dephospho-CoA kinase, giving the protein MTQQPENNPRIGLTGGIAAGKSTVARRLAEEHGALIIDADAIVRKLQEPGERGLEAIVAEFGEDMLTASGALDRARLGAVVFNDEQARERLNAIIHPMVREEAQRLADSAAPGQLIVEDIPLLVESGQAGRFDHVMVVEAPLTERVRRMVEDRGMSEDDAHARIKAQATDEQRREAATHLLVNHGSVDDLHKAVDAAVASILAVPRDAEHSGGTD; this is encoded by the coding sequence GTGACCCAGCAGCCTGAGAATAACCCGCGCATCGGGCTGACAGGCGGGATCGCAGCAGGTAAATCTACGGTTGCGCGGCGGCTCGCTGAGGAACACGGAGCGCTTATTATCGACGCGGACGCTATTGTGCGCAAGCTGCAAGAGCCAGGGGAGCGGGGACTAGAAGCGATCGTCGCGGAATTTGGTGAGGACATGCTCACCGCTTCCGGTGCACTCGACCGGGCACGGCTCGGTGCCGTGGTTTTCAACGACGAGCAGGCTCGTGAACGGCTCAACGCGATCATCCATCCGATGGTGCGTGAAGAAGCGCAACGGCTAGCTGACTCTGCTGCGCCAGGACAGTTGATTGTCGAGGACATTCCTTTGCTCGTTGAAAGCGGCCAGGCGGGCCGGTTCGATCACGTGATGGTGGTCGAGGCTCCGCTTACGGAACGGGTGCGCCGGATGGTCGAAGACCGCGGGATGAGCGAAGACGACGCCCACGCTCGGATCAAGGCGCAGGCAACGGATGAACAGCGGCGTGAAGCAGCCACGCATCTGCTGGTGAATCACGGCTCAGTCGATGACCTGCATAAAGCCGTCGATGCGGCGGTCGCCTCGATCCTCGCGGTGCCGCGTGACGCTGAACACAGCGGGGGCACCGACTAG
- the uvrB gene encoding excinuclease ABC subunit UvrB: MSLAQKIDRVVHPFEVVSEFEPAGDQPQAIAELKQRIEGGEKDVVLLGATGTGKSATAAWLIEAVQRPTLVLVQNKTLAAQLANELRHLLPNNAVEYFVSYYDYYQPEAYVPQTDTFIEKDSSINEEVERLRHSATNALLTRRDCVVVSTVSCIYGLGTPEEYIKQMVTLKVGQELDRDQMLRQFVQMQYTRNDVDFHRGTFRVRGDTVEIIPMYEELAVRVEFFGDEIESIQTLNPITGDVVREENEMYIFPASHYVAGDDRMHQAIGTIEDELRDRLQELESQNKLVEAQRLRMRTTYDLEMMQQMGFCNGIENYSRHIDGRDAGSAPHCLLDYFPDDFLLIIDESHVTVPQIGGMYEGDMSRKRTLVEHGFRLPSAMDNRPLKWDEFLERIGQTVYLSATPGKYELSQADGYVEQIIRPTGLVDPKITVKPTKGQIDDLLGEINERVARNERVLVTTLTKRMAEDLTDYLAENGVKVEYLHSDVDTLRRVELLTELRMGTFDVLVGINLLREGLDLPEVSLVAILDADKEGFLRSTTSLIQTIGRAARNVNGEVHMYADTMTDSMKQAIEETERRREIQIAHNEKHGITPAPLKKKIADITEQLAREDADTNELLSNFDYGAGHRGYNALQDDKKTDARGTIAAPSEDLATLIAQLSEQMHAAAADLQFELAARLRDEVADLKKELRAMKSAE, from the coding sequence ATGTCGTTGGCGCAGAAAATTGATCGTGTAGTCCACCCGTTCGAGGTGGTGTCCGAGTTCGAGCCTGCAGGGGATCAGCCGCAAGCGATCGCGGAACTCAAGCAGCGCATCGAAGGCGGGGAGAAAGACGTCGTCCTGCTCGGTGCGACCGGTACCGGTAAGTCCGCAACCGCCGCATGGCTCATCGAGGCCGTTCAGCGCCCAACACTGGTCTTGGTGCAGAACAAGACGCTCGCCGCGCAGCTCGCAAACGAGCTACGGCACCTGCTACCGAATAATGCGGTCGAATACTTCGTCTCCTACTACGACTACTACCAGCCGGAAGCCTACGTCCCCCAAACCGACACCTTCATCGAGAAAGACTCCTCGATCAACGAAGAAGTCGAGCGGCTGCGCCACTCCGCGACCAACGCGCTGCTGACCCGCCGCGACTGCGTGGTGGTATCCACCGTGTCCTGCATCTATGGCCTCGGTACCCCAGAGGAATACATCAAACAGATGGTCACCCTGAAGGTGGGCCAAGAACTGGACCGCGACCAGATGCTACGCCAGTTCGTGCAGATGCAATACACCCGCAATGACGTGGACTTCCACCGTGGAACGTTCCGCGTGCGTGGTGACACGGTCGAGATCATCCCGATGTATGAAGAGCTCGCGGTACGCGTCGAATTCTTTGGGGATGAGATCGAATCGATCCAGACGCTGAACCCGATCACGGGCGATGTGGTGCGCGAAGAAAACGAAATGTACATCTTCCCGGCCTCCCACTATGTAGCCGGCGACGACCGCATGCACCAAGCGATCGGGACCATCGAAGACGAACTACGCGACCGACTCCAAGAGCTAGAGAGCCAAAACAAGCTCGTTGAAGCCCAGCGCCTACGGATGCGCACCACCTATGACCTGGAAATGATGCAGCAGATGGGCTTCTGCAACGGCATCGAGAACTATTCACGCCACATCGACGGCCGTGACGCCGGTTCCGCACCGCACTGTCTACTGGATTACTTCCCGGACGACTTCCTGCTGATCATCGACGAATCCCACGTGACCGTTCCACAGATCGGCGGAATGTACGAAGGCGACATGTCCCGCAAACGGACCCTCGTTGAGCACGGCTTCCGCCTACCTTCCGCAATGGACAACCGCCCCCTCAAATGGGATGAGTTCCTCGAACGCATCGGCCAGACCGTCTACTTGTCTGCAACACCAGGCAAGTACGAGCTGTCCCAAGCCGACGGTTACGTCGAGCAGATCATTCGCCCAACCGGCTTGGTGGATCCGAAGATCACCGTCAAACCAACCAAGGGCCAGATCGATGACCTGCTCGGGGAGATCAACGAACGCGTCGCGCGCAACGAACGCGTGCTCGTGACCACCCTGACCAAGCGCATGGCCGAAGACCTCACCGACTACCTCGCAGAAAACGGGGTCAAAGTCGAATACCTTCACTCCGACGTCGATACACTACGCCGCGTCGAGCTGCTCACCGAACTACGCATGGGTACCTTCGATGTACTCGTCGGCATCAACCTGCTCCGCGAGGGCCTCGACCTGCCCGAGGTATCGCTCGTCGCGATCCTGGACGCAGACAAGGAAGGCTTCCTACGCTCAACGACCTCCCTCATCCAGACCATCGGCCGCGCCGCACGTAACGTCAACGGCGAAGTACACATGTACGCCGACACCATGACGGACTCGATGAAACAAGCAATCGAAGAGACCGAACGCCGCCGCGAAATCCAGATAGCGCATAACGAGAAACACGGGATCACCCCGGCACCTCTCAAGAAGAAGATCGCGGACATCACCGAGCAACTCGCTCGCGAAGACGCCGACACCAACGAACTACTCAGCAACTTCGACTACGGCGCCGGCCACCGCGGCTACAACGCCCTACAAGACGACAAGAAGACCGACGCGCGCGGCACCATCGCCGCACCGAGCGAAGACCTCGCAACGCTCATCGCGCAACTATCCGAACAGATGCACGCGGCAGCCGCTGACCTTCAATTCGAACTCGCCGCACGCCTACGCGATGAAGTCGCAGACCTGAAAAAGGAATTGCGCGCCATGAAGTCGGCCGAATAA
- a CDS encoding uroporphyrinogen-III synthase yields MSVPRVLVPRPAGRAARLCAALEDAGLEPCAHPFIDFSYADAALISAFNERLARGGYAHLVVTSKTTVQALSSQGNFAPHASVSVVAVGRATAAALEEAGVRVDHVAAGSGEALVASFPHYVEGPRSVAYPVSAKAGPTVKDGLTHLGWDVERFDAYAPVPAPLPAELPGLIRAGAFHALLLTSPYIADLVLAHQPPDSTKLIAIGKPTAQRIQEHGYRLAAQAEHPYPADLVTALRRVTAPLPDGNATPRREANPRS; encoded by the coding sequence GTGAGTGTTCCGAGGGTACTAGTTCCGCGGCCTGCTGGCCGTGCGGCACGTTTGTGTGCGGCCCTTGAGGACGCAGGTCTTGAGCCGTGTGCTCATCCCTTCATTGATTTCTCTTATGCTGATGCAGCGTTGATCAGCGCGTTCAACGAAAGGCTCGCCCGCGGGGGTTACGCTCATCTTGTTGTGACCTCGAAAACCACGGTCCAGGCACTCAGCTCCCAGGGCAACTTCGCGCCGCATGCCAGCGTTTCCGTGGTCGCGGTAGGCCGAGCCACCGCCGCTGCCCTTGAAGAGGCCGGCGTGCGCGTTGACCACGTAGCGGCGGGATCCGGCGAAGCCCTCGTTGCATCGTTCCCCCACTATGTAGAAGGTCCACGCTCGGTCGCGTACCCGGTCTCGGCCAAGGCTGGGCCCACCGTCAAAGATGGGCTCACACACTTGGGGTGGGATGTTGAACGGTTCGACGCCTACGCCCCGGTTCCAGCGCCACTTCCTGCCGAACTTCCAGGCCTCATCCGCGCTGGCGCCTTCCATGCATTGTTGCTGACCAGCCCGTATATCGCTGATCTGGTGTTGGCGCATCAGCCGCCGGACTCGACCAAGCTCATTGCGATCGGCAAGCCCACCGCCCAACGCATCCAGGAACACGGCTACCGTCTCGCAGCGCAAGCAGAGCACCCCTACCCCGCCGACCTCGTCACCGCGTTGCGTAGGGTCACCGCACCTTTGCCTGACGGGAACGCAACACCACGGCGTGAGGCGAACCCGAGATCATAA
- a CDS encoding pore-forming ESAT-6 family protein, whose translation MSLDRISFDTGVSGQVQGDIQGIVSRLESLIGERDAQVAEAMSDFQMDGVDAEYQHVEKRWHNASNEVRGIISLVRETLASNDETAVSTQSRARNAVANIG comes from the coding sequence ATGTCGTTGGATCGTATTTCGTTTGATACTGGTGTGTCTGGTCAGGTTCAGGGGGATATTCAGGGGATTGTGTCTCGGCTTGAGTCGTTGATTGGTGAGCGTGATGCTCAGGTGGCTGAGGCTATGTCTGATTTTCAGATGGATGGTGTGGATGCTGAGTATCAGCATGTTGAGAAGCGGTGGCATAACGCTTCGAATGAGGTGCGCGGGATTATTAGTTTGGTGCGTGAGACTCTGGCTAGTAATGATGAGACGGCTGTGTCTACGCAGTCGCGTGCTCGTAATGCTGTAGCGAATATCGGCTAG
- the hemC gene encoding hydroxymethylbilane synthase: MRIGTRASKLALTQAAWAAELTVGKDRFELVHVTTKGDTDRRHLSQIGGTGVFVNAVREALLNKEVDAVVHSLKDLPTAPEHGIALACIPHREDVTDALCSRDGMRLADLPAGASVGTGSPRRAAQLRAIRPDLQVVPIRGNVDTRLAKVTDGELDGVVLATAGLNRLGLEGHISERFDPKQFLPAPAQGALALEIRTEAAEGTWYGEALTAADHADTRAAVLAERSLLRTLEAGCSAPVGAYATVEGGVLTLRGGAFATDGSQTWVDHVEGPAENAVELGAVLAQQLLDAGAGTVLNA, encoded by the coding sequence ATGCGCATCGGAACGCGAGCTTCCAAGCTCGCTCTGACGCAAGCTGCTTGGGCGGCTGAGCTGACGGTAGGCAAGGACCGTTTCGAGCTCGTCCATGTCACGACCAAAGGCGATACGGACCGCCGTCATCTCTCGCAGATCGGGGGTACGGGCGTGTTCGTGAACGCTGTGCGTGAGGCGTTGCTGAACAAGGAGGTCGATGCGGTGGTCCACTCGCTCAAGGACCTTCCAACGGCTCCGGAGCATGGCATCGCGTTGGCGTGCATCCCGCACCGCGAGGACGTCACGGATGCGTTGTGTAGCCGCGACGGGATGAGACTGGCGGACCTTCCGGCTGGCGCGTCGGTGGGGACGGGTTCCCCGCGTCGTGCGGCACAGTTGCGTGCGATCCGCCCCGACCTTCAGGTTGTGCCGATCCGCGGCAATGTTGATACCCGCTTGGCTAAGGTGACCGACGGTGAGCTGGATGGCGTGGTTTTGGCGACCGCCGGCCTGAACCGTTTGGGGCTTGAGGGACACATTAGCGAGCGTTTCGACCCCAAGCAGTTCTTGCCGGCTCCGGCCCAGGGGGCGTTGGCGCTTGAGATCCGTACCGAGGCTGCCGAAGGTACGTGGTACGGGGAGGCCCTGACTGCCGCTGACCACGCGGATACCCGTGCGGCGGTGCTGGCTGAACGTTCGCTTCTGCGTACGCTTGAGGCCGGTTGCTCTGCCCCTGTGGGTGCTTACGCGACTGTTGAGGGCGGTGTTCTCACGTTGCGTGGGGGCGCGTTCGCAACGGATGGTTCACAGACGTGGGTTGACCATGTTGAAGGTCCTGCAGAGAACGCGGTCGAGCTTGGCGCGGTCTTGGCGCAGCAGTTGCTCGATGCCGGTGCCGGGACCGTGTTGAACGCCTAG
- a CDS encoding class I SAM-dependent methyltransferase, which produces MTHNQDAVTPSGAQQVPASWGSLRRWPDIESPELRAWDATDQLLLEHGLAQVEAEALTGDRILVLGDRYGALTLGLVEAGLRGVVSVQDSVALLTALKANADELGMAGSSAFSSLDEVPRPAGGGFGLVLWQLPRSVAEVEYWAVALRGLVADGATVWAGGRDKHMTPAMNKPLERWLGPVQPQRGRKKSRVLKVSAGAGSLVSNAGPIDSDAARRVLYPEPRTVLVAGNRVTLHGDARVFGQNRLDPGTAFMLEMIAEHDIDPEPGQRVVDLGCGNGTVAVWAARRWPDARVDATDDSAAAVAATSASARASGVAEQVRAVMADAGEHLIPPLSEGTSTVEVSPRLVLVNPPFHQGAVVERAVGEKLLFAAREIAGRGGRVIAVWNSHLRYRAFLRQNIGQTRQLGRDATFTVTETKV; this is translated from the coding sequence ATGACACATAATCAGGACGCGGTGACACCTAGCGGAGCGCAGCAGGTTCCCGCGAGTTGGGGTTCGTTGCGGCGGTGGCCGGACATCGAGTCCCCCGAGTTGCGTGCGTGGGACGCGACCGATCAGCTGCTCTTGGAGCACGGCCTTGCCCAGGTAGAGGCCGAAGCTTTGACTGGGGACCGCATCTTGGTCCTGGGCGACCGCTATGGCGCTTTGACGCTCGGGCTTGTTGAGGCTGGCTTGCGTGGTGTTGTTTCGGTTCAGGATTCTGTTGCGTTGTTGACCGCGTTGAAAGCTAACGCTGATGAGCTCGGCATGGCTGGGTCTTCTGCGTTTTCTTCGCTTGATGAGGTTCCCCGGCCTGCCGGTGGCGGGTTCGGTTTAGTGTTGTGGCAGTTGCCTCGCTCTGTTGCTGAGGTTGAGTATTGGGCTGTTGCCTTGCGCGGGCTTGTAGCCGACGGCGCGACGGTGTGGGCTGGCGGCCGGGATAAGCACATGACACCCGCGATGAATAAACCTCTTGAGCGTTGGCTAGGTCCGGTTCAGCCGCAGCGTGGGCGCAAGAAGTCCCGCGTTCTGAAGGTTTCTGCCGGCGCGGGCTCGCTCGTTTCTAATGCCGGGCCGATTGATTCTGATGCTGCCAGGCGTGTTCTGTATCCCGAGCCGCGCACTGTGTTGGTTGCCGGGAATAGGGTCACTCTACATGGGGATGCGCGGGTGTTCGGTCAGAACCGTTTGGACCCTGGTACTGCATTCATGCTGGAGATGATCGCTGAGCACGATATTGATCCGGAGCCGGGCCAGCGGGTTGTTGATCTTGGCTGTGGTAACGGGACGGTTGCGGTGTGGGCGGCTCGGCGTTGGCCAGATGCTCGCGTTGATGCCACGGATGACTCGGCGGCCGCTGTTGCAGCTACTTCCGCGAGTGCCCGAGCCTCTGGGGTTGCAGAGCAGGTACGGGCTGTGATGGCTGACGCGGGCGAGCACCTAATTCCACCGTTGAGCGAGGGCACGTCGACCGTTGAGGTTTCACCTCGGCTTGTTTTGGTGAATCCGCCGTTCCATCAAGGCGCTGTCGTAGAGCGTGCCGTTGGCGAGAAGCTGTTGTTTGCGGCCCGTGAGATTGCGGGGCGTGGTGGCCGCGTCATCGCTGTCTGGAATTCGCATCTGCGGTATCGGGCGTTCTTGAGACAGAACATTGGTCAGACTCGGCAGCTGGGACGTGATGCGACGTTCACGGTCACGGAGACGAAGGTCTAG